The genomic interval AGTGAGAAAAAAAGAACCTAAAGGAGGTTTGTGTCGTCTAAACCTAATAGAAAAAGGAGGAGGTTGAAATGCTTGAGAAAAAGCATAGTATGCAACAGAGAGAGCAAATGAGCTCTAATGATCCTCTTGAAAAGGAAGAACGCCTTATTTGGTTAATGGATGAGTATGGAAAAAGTGTTGTCCGATTAGCGTATACATATGTTCGTCATAAACAATGGGCAGAGGATATTGCTCAAGATGTATTTATAAAATGTTATGAAAATATCGATGATTTTCGAAAGGAGTCATCTTACAAGACATGGTTATATCGGATTACCGTTAATCGCTGCAAAGATGTTTTAAAAAGTTGGTCTTATAAAAATATCCTGTTCGCAGATTTTCTTTCTTTTAAAAGAGATAGTAAAGAACAATCTGTAGAATCACAAATTCTTTTAAATGAGGAGAATCGTTACATCTCCGAGCAAGTCATTTCTTTATCTGTCCCACTTCGAGAAGTGATTATCCTGTATTATTATGAAGGTTTATCCCAATACGAAATAGCAGAGTTACTAGAATTGAGTGAGAATACGGTAAAGTCCAGAATGCATCGTGCACGTCAGAAGCTAAAAAAACTGCTTGATGGAGGAGATGGAAATGGATGAAAAATTAAAAAATTTAGATGAAAAAATGAATGAAACCGTATTAAAGGAGATAACATTTTCTGAAGTAAATA from Niallia sp. FSL W8-0635 carries:
- a CDS encoding sigma-70 family RNA polymerase sigma factor — protein: MLEKKHSMQQREQMSSNDPLEKEERLIWLMDEYGKSVVRLAYTYVRHKQWAEDIAQDVFIKCYENIDDFRKESSYKTWLYRITVNRCKDVLKSWSYKNILFADFLSFKRDSKEQSVESQILLNEENRYISEQVISLSVPLREVIILYYYEGLSQYEIAELLELSENTVKSRMHRARQKLKKLLDGGDGNG